The DNA region CGCCTAGCGCTCTAAACGCAGCCAAATGTACTGGGTTTTCCATCGTTCTGATCTTCAGACCTTTTACATCGTCTGGAGTTTTAACTTCTTTTACGCTGTTGGTAAGCTGCCGGTATCCGTTTTCCCAAAAGGCAATACCTTTAATTCCATTCTGCGAAAGTGAATCCAGAAACTTTTGACCAATAGGCCCATCAAGAACCTTATCGGCAATTTCTTCATTGGGGAACAGGAAGGGCAGGTCAAATACCATCCATTTCTTGTCGAGCCCAGAAATAGGAGCAGTAGAGGGACATGTCATTTCCAGCGTGCCTGCCCGCAGCGCCGTCATCATCTTAGTGTCATCACCCAACTGGCTGTTGGCAAAAAGTTGCACCTCAATCCGGCCCTTTGATTCGCGCTCAACGATTTCCTTAAATTTTTGCAACCCCTTATATTGCGGGCTCTGCTCGTTGAGACCGATTCCCACTTTGATAACCCGTTTTTCGGCCTTTTTTTCCGGCGTACTGGTGCTGCTGCTGCATCCTGTGAACAGAGCAACAGCGAGAGCGACAATAAGCAATACGCTGACCAACCTGAAAGCCTTTTTCATCGTCTCTCCTCCTAAATTAAAAATTTATACAAAATACCAGGTCGCGAAGACTTGCCTGGTATCTAGTAACTTGTCGCGACTCAACCCGAATTAAATGCAACGGCAAATGAAAAAAAATTCCTATTCCAGTATAGCATGTTCCATTTTATTTTCAATATAAATTTTATTTGCAATAAAATAAATAATACAAAAACAGCCTGTAATCCGGCATGCAGATGCCAGATATCGCTAATTCGCTGGCTCCCTTAAGTAGTACGCAGACCCTGGTACCACTTCGGAATAGTCATAATGGTTTCTGGGACATAAGTGATGAGAAACAGCACGGCGATGAGCACAAGCACCAGCGGCAATACCCTGCGGGACAGTTCGGTAATGGAATGACCGCTGAGGCCGCAGCCGACAAACAATACTGTACCGACCGGCGGAGTAAGAAGACCGATGCACAAGTTGAAGACCATGACCACCCCGAAATACAAGGGATCGATGCCCAGATTCTTGGTGAGCGAAATCAGAATAGGCGCCAAAATCAGCAGGGCCGGGGTCAGATCCATTACCGTACCTACAAGAAGAAGGAAAAAGTTGATAATCAGCATGACAATTGCCGGATCGCTGGAAATAGACAGAATAGTTTCCGCAATAGACTGCGGTATGCGGCCGACGGTAATCATAAAACCGGTAGAAGTAGCGGCGGCGGCGACAAACATAACAACCGCCGAGTTAATGGCCGCATCAAGCAATATTTTGGGCAGCTTACTCAATTCCAGCTCACGGTAAATAACAAACGACACGAAAAAAGCATAAAAAACAGCAATAACCGCCGCCTCGGTGGGTGTAAACACGCCGAAAACAATACCGCCGAGAATGATGAAGGGCAAAACCAGCGCCCAGGCGGCGTCTATGGTGCTCCTAAGCAGTGTAGCGAAAGACACGCGCGGCTTTATCGGGTAATTGGTCTTACGGGTGTGGAGATACCAGTAAATCATGAGAGCTATGCCCATAATCAGGCCGGGGACAATGCCGCCCAGAAACAGTCCGACGATGGAGACGCCGCCGATGACGCCATACAGTATCATTGGTACGCTTGGCGGAATAATCGGGCCGGTACAGCCAGCAGCACAGATAAGGGCGGCGCTGCGCTTAGAATCATAGCCTTCCCGCTTCATAACCGGATGGAGAATAGAACCTACGGCTGCAGTATCAGCCACGGCCGTGCCGGACACACCGGCAAAAATCATGCAGGCAATAACCGTAACATATCCCAAACCGCCCTTAACATGCCCAACCAGGTCGCTGGCAAATTTTATAATGCGGGTAGAAATGCCGCCGTGGTTCATAATTTCTCCGGCCAGCATGAAAAACGGTATTGCCATGAGCGTATAGTTTTCCGCGCCAGCCATCATATGTTGAACAACTATCTGCGTATCAAAGCTGTTATTAAAAACCATAAGCGCAATCGTGCTGAGAATCAGGGCAAATGCCACCGGAGCACCGAGCAGCAATGCGCCAAACAATGTAACCAGAAAAATCGTCAGCATTGCTTTTCCCCCTTAGGCTTATCATTCTCCCCGCGCAACAGGCTGATAATATCCTTAAGCAGCAGTAGCAGCATAAAAAACGCCGCGAAAGGAATTATGGCATTAATAACGCCATAGGGGATTTGCGTTGCCGGCGCCGGCCAAACGATTGTCTGAAAATAGTACTTGACCCCGCCGTCAATAAGCACCAGTAAAGCGCCGCCAACCAGAATGTTACCAAGCAAGGCAACAATTTTCCTTGGCAACGGCGGCAAGACATTAAGCAGCAAATCAACTCCTAAATGCCGATGCCGCTTAAAGGCCAGCAGCGCCCCGAGAAAGATAATCCAGGTAAACATGAATATGGCTATTTCTTCTGTCCAGGGAAATGCTTTAGCAAACAGGTAGCGCGCAATTACATTTATAAAGACAACTATTGCCATTAAGGCCAAGAGCAGTTCGACTACCCATTCTAAAGCGCGTTCGGCATATTCAAGCAACTTCATAGCAACCTCCATCATAGCAAGAGCTACCAGTAGCTAAAATTACGGGAAGAGAGCCGGCCAAAACCGGCTCTCTATCGCTATGCCACTAATCACGCCGGGATTGTTTCGCGTGTATGATGATCTCTACTTGGTTTCCTTAATTCTCGTCACAATATCTTTAAATTCAGGATACTGTTTATACCACTTTTCATAAACGGGTTGGACAGCTTTTTCCCATTCGGCACGGTCAGCTAATTCATCCACTTGGATGCCTTTTTGCTTCAGGGTAGCTACCGCCTCAGGCTCAAACTTTTTCATCAACTCAACTTCGTACTTAGCCGTTTCCACGGCCACTTCCTTGAAAATCTTCTGCTGCTCGGGCGTCAGGGTCTGCCAGAACTTTTCGCTGATCATGATAACGTTCGGGCCCATAATATGATTGGTCAACGTCAAATACTTCTGTACCTCATACCATCCGCTTGTCAGCAATGTGGCCGGCGGGTTTTCCTGGCCGTCGACGATTTTTTGCTGCAGGGCCGAGAAGAGTTCAGTCATCGGCATGGAAACAGTATTGAAGCCAAGCGCCTGCAAGCCGTCAATAAAGATGCTGTTGGTGGGGACGCGCAGTTTGATGTCGCGGGTGTCAGCAAGCGTCTTGATGGGGTGTTTCGAGTTGGAGACGGCGCGAAAACCGTTCACGTTCCAGGCCAGCGGACGAGTACCCTTTTCAATCATGCCTTTGGTGATCTCCTCACCGATCGGCCCATTCAGAACTTTCATCGCATGGTCATAATCCCGGAAGAGGTAAGGCATCTCTGGAATTTTGAGGCGGGGAAGCATTTCCGCCTGCAGCAGGCCGGCTACCGCCATCTCAATGGTACCCATGCTGACACCATTAATAAAGTCTTTTTCCGAACCCAGCTGGTTGTTGTCGTAAATTTCCACCTTGAAGGCGCCATTAGTACGCTGCTCAAGCAGAGGCTTGAACTTTTCCCGCAACGCCACGTTCTGCGGATGGGTAGGCGGGAAGTAGTTAGCTATTTTCACTATCCTTGGCTGAGCCGCCTGCCCGCCCTGTGTCGCCTGTTTGCCGCTGCCGCCGCAGCCGGCCAGACTGACGACCAGTGCCGCAGCCATCACTAAGGCTGAAACTTTTTTCCACATAACAAACCTCCTTGTCGTTTTTTGAATTTTGCGAAACAATCACGGCTGGTGCCCCTACGGGCAAATGGATTTTATTACATCTGTGTGAATTGGACGCCGCGGCAACAAAATCCTTTAAGTTCAAAAAATAATTTTCTCAGTTTCCATTCTATTGAAAATTTTCTTTATAACTAGACTAAAATTTCAACATCCGGCAGGATTCAAATTAATTTCGGACGAATGACTTTGAAAACTGAACGCTAATGTTAAGGAGTGATTTAGCCATGGCAAACCTGTTCGACATAACGGACAAAGTCATCGTCGCGGTAGGTGGCAGTGGCGGCCTGGGGACGGCTATTTGTCTGGGCTTGGCCGAAGCGGGCGCCCATGTCATTCCCGTAAGCCGCAATAAAGAGAAGAATGCGGCCCTTGTTGCAAAAATTGAGGCCTTGGGCCGCCGGTCAATGACAGTGTCCATTGACGCCACTAACCGGGCCGAAATGGAGCAGCTCAAAGACGAAATCGTAGCCAAGTTCGGCCGCGTGGATGTGCTCATCAACGCCGCCGGGGCGCTGGTAAAAAAGCCCTTCCTGGAAGTTGGCGAAGATGAGTGGGACCATGTTATCAATGTGAACTTAAAATCCATCTACACTGCCTGCCAAGTATTCGGCCCCATCATGCTAGAACAGGGCTACGGCAAAATCATCAATTTCTCATCCATGGGGGCTTTTTTGGGCATTACCCGTTCCAGCGCTTATTGCACCACTAAGGGCGGCGTAAACCAGCTCACCAAGGTACTGGCCTGCGAGTGGGGCCCCAAAGGCGTTAACGTCAACGCCATCGCTCCCGGCTTTTTCAAAACGCCGCTAAATGAGATGTTCCTTGGCCTGCCGGAAGTAGAAGCTAAGATCACCGGCGACACCCCCATGCGGCGGTACGGGAAGGCGCCTGATCTACTAGGTACTATTATTTTCCTGTCTTCCGCAGCCTCCGATTTTGTCACCGGTGCGGTTATCCCCGTTGACGGCGGCTACTTGGCATTAGCCTTATAAAGCAAAAAATCTGCAGCCCTGCGCTGCAGATTTTTTGCTTATACTACACCCGCCGAATGGCAATCGCCTTACGAATTTTTTCCATGTTTTCCACGATGCAATCCTGCCGGTCAAGCATAACTCCGACATAGAGGGCGTCAACAATGGCCAGGTGGACCAGTCTGGCGGCCATAGCCTCGGAACGGTATTCTGTCTCTTTCGCCGAACCGCACAAAGTAATATCGGCCAGCTTGCTTAACGGCGACTTCATGTAGCTGGTGATGGCAATCACCGTAGCGCCGTTCTGCTTAGCCATCGCGACAGAATCCAGGAGGTCGCGGTTAGCGCCAGTATGAGACACTGCAATGGCCAGGTCCCCTGGCTGCATCAGTGCAGCCGAGATAATCTGCATATGTGGATCGGCGTAGGCGCGCACGGGAATTCCAAACCGCATAAACCGGTATTCAATATCGGCGGCAATTACCGCTGACCCGGCGGAGCCATAGGCGTCGATGCGCCGCGCCTTGGTTATGGCGGCAACAGCTTTATCGAGAGCGGCTTCATCAATAATCTTGAGCGTATCCTGAAGCCCTTCGTTAATATCGTGAAACACTTTCCGCGCAATAACGCCCATGGAATCTCCGGCGTTAACATCCTTATACACCAGTTCGGCCGGCGTGTACAAATCGCCGGCTAACGCTATCTTGAAATGCTGATAGCCCCTATATCCCACTTTTTGGCAGAGACGGAAAATAGTAGCTTCGGCGCTGCCCGAAACCTCGGCCAGCTCAGTAATGGAAAGGTGGACCACCTTTGCGGCATTTTCCAGAATATAATCGGCCACCTTCTGTTCCGCCTTGGTTAGCGCCTTATAAATGCTGCGAATGCGCGGCAAACAGCCGCCAATATGGGTTTCTTGATTTTCCATCAGTAAACCTCCGGGTCTTTTCAACTAGAATTATTTATACGTATTGTATACTTATGGTGCTTCCGTTGCAACAAGCCTAATAAAAATAAAAACATCTTCGGCAAAGGGCAACCAATGTTCTTATTGCGGTAAAATTTAAACTGGAATATAATTATATTTGAAAAATTTTTTCAAAACAGTACCTACTATTTTCCACCGCAAGCACTGAATGTCAACACCAAAACCAAGTAGAGGTGACAACCATGACTAAAGTATTGGTAACTGCCCGCTCGTTCGCCAAATCGCCCGAAGCCAGAGCGGTACTCGAACAGGCGGGCTGCGAAGTGATCTTCAACCCATATGACCGGCCGCTGACAGAAGATGAGCTGGTCGAATTAATCAAAGGAATGGACGCTTTAGTAGCCGGTATGGATGCGGTAACAGCCAAGGTCATTGCTGCCGGGCTGCCCACATTAAAAATTATCGCCAAACACGGCGTCGGCTACAACACTATCGACGTTGCCGCGGCAGCCGCCTACGGTATTCCCGTCACCATCACGCCGGGCGCCAATAACATCTCCGTGGCGGAACTGGCCATCGGACTGATGCTGGCCGTTGCCCGGCATATCCCGCAGATGGACGGTATTGTCCGCCGCGGCGGCTGGAGCCGCATGACAGGAAGCGAACTGTACGGCAAAGTACTGGGCATTATCGGCATGGGCAGCATCGGCTGCGAGGTAGCCAAACGCGCCCACGCTTTCGGCATGAAAATTATTGCTTATGATATCCGTCCCCGCCAGGACATGATAGAAAACTACGGTGTAACATACCTCCCCATGGCGGATTGTTTGGCCCAGGCTGACTTCCTCTCCCTCCATGCTCCTGCCCTGCCCGAAACAATCGGCATGATTAACAAAGACACGCTGAAAACCATGAAGCGGACGGCTTTCCTTATCAATACCGCCCGGGGCGACCTCATTGTCGAGGAAGACCTGTATGACGCTCTCAAAAACGGCGTTATCGCCGGCGCGGGCCTCGACACCTTTGTCCATGAACCAATCAGGGATGCCCGCCTGTTCACACTTGACAATGTGGTGCTTACCCCTCACGCCGGCGCTACTACCCACGAGGCGGTAACCCGCATGGGCGTAATGGCCGCGGAAGAAGTGGTGCGGGTACTATCCGGCCAGCCGCCCCAAAACCCGGTAAAAATATAAGGGCATTAACGGTTGCCTGCAAAGACCTGGGGTCTTTCCGGCTTACATCGCCGCCAGGGGGCCGGAGTTTACCGCCATTATCGGTACCCTTTAGTCAAAGCGCAGAATAATTTTGCATACTTCTTCGGGGTTGTTTGCAAACAATTCCATAGCCTTTGCCGCATCAGTAAATGGCAGCACGTGCGTCACCAAGCCTGTCGGATCAACCTCCTTACCCGCTAGCCAGCGGATAACTTCCGGAAACTTTTTGTTGTTCAGCCGCGATCCTTTGATATCAAGTTCCCGCCGCATAATATCGGCTGGAACGATTTTGGCCGGCTCGACTGGAAAGCCCAGCACAATTACCTTACCTGCTTGGGAGACCAGCTTGGCCACGGCCAGCTCCAGCACGCCAATATTCCCGGTAGCCTCCATGACGATGTTGACGCCTTCCCCGCCGGCAAACTCCCGCACCGCTTCCAACAGATCAGTTTCCCTGGTGTTAATGGTCAGGTCGGCACCCATCGCCTTGGCCCGTTCAAGGCGAGAAGCAACAATATCCATGACAGCGACGCGTGCCCCCAGCCGTTTGGACGCTTGGAGAATAACAAGACCGATCGGTCCGGCACCGCACACCAAAACAGTGTCATCTTTTGTTACACCGGCACGGTCAACAGCCTCGGCGGCAATGCTGTAAGGCTCGACGGTAGCCGCCATTTCCCAGGGCAGGTCGGCAGGCAGTTTGTAAAGTTTATCGGCAGTAATTTTGATATATTCCTGGAACACGCCATCAATATGAACACCCAACACCTTAACCTCCCGGCAGACGTTGTGCCGATTAGACCGACAGGCATAGCACCGGCCGCAGGAAAATACATTGTCAATCGCTACCCTGTCGCCCGGTTTTAAATCTTTCACTTCCGCCCCTGCCTGGTATACCTCGCCTACCGCTTCATGACCGAGAATGCGCGGATAAGTAGCAAACGGGTTTTGGCCATGGAAAATGTGGACATCCGATCCACAAATACCTGCAGCCTTGATCTTTACTACAACCTCACCGCCTACCGGCGCCGCCGGCATGGGGCGCTCACCAACCGTCAGCTGTCCCGGCTTTAGCACTTCGATTACTTTCATTAGCAACACCTCGCAAATTATTTAAAGTTTTTTAAAAAAACTAACAACTATTTGTTCGCACATTATCAACCGGAATCCTTTATCGGCCGGTCAATTCCAGTAAATTACAAATACCTATCAACCTCTGTGCGATGAAATCGCGCCTCCGTCTCCTCCGTAGTTAACCAGTAACCCTGTACACTGCGATTAAAAATTTATTCTTTCCGGTATACAAAAAAAATAGCCGGGTCAGGGCTCGTTGCCCCAACCCGGCTATTTCCACTTATTACTTTCCACTTATTACTTTCTAATATTATAAAACACGTCGCCACCTTTATACTGGGCCACGTCACCCAGCTCTTCCTCGATACGCAGCAACTGGTTGTACTTCGCCACCCGGTCGGTGCGGGCCGGGGCGCCGGTCTTGATCTGCCCGGCATTGACGGCCACGGCAATATCGGCAATGGTGGCATCTTCCGTTTCGCCCGAGCGGTGGGAAATAATGCAGGTGTACCCAGCCCGCTTGGCCATCTCGATCGCATCAAAGGTTTCGGTAAGGGTACCGATCTGGTTGACCTTAATGAGAATGGCATTGGCCACCTTCTCGCCGATACCGCGGCGGAGACGTTCGGTATTGGTAACAAACACGTCGTCGCCGACGAGCTGGATTTTGCCGCCCAGCCGCTCGGTCAAAAGCCGCCAGCCTTCCCAGTCGTCTTCCGCCATGCCGTCCTCGATCGACACGATGGGATATTTCGCCACCAAATCTTCATAGTAAGCTACCATTTCCGCCGCAGTGCGGACGACGCCCTCGCCGGCCAGGTGGTACTTGCCGTCTTTATACAGTTCGGTTGCAGCTACATCGAGGGCCAGGGCAATCTGGGTGCCCGGCTGGTAACCGGCGCGCTTGATGGCCTCCATAATAACGCTCAGCGCTTCCTCGTTGGACGCCAAATTTGGCGCAAACCCGCCTTCGTCGCCGATGGCCGTGCTCAGTCCCCGCTCCTGGAGGACTTTTTTCAGGTTGTGATAAACCTCGGCGCACATACGTAGGGCATAGCTGAAGTTAACGGCCCCGACCGGCATAATCATGAATTCCTGAATATCCACATTGTTGTCGGCATGTTTGCCGCCGTTCAGGATATTCATCATCGGCACCGGCAGTTCTTTGGCATTAAACCCTCCCAAGTACTGGTACAGCGGCAGGCCAAGCGAAGCGGCGGCTGCTTTGGCCACGGCCATCGAAACGCCGAGAATGGCGTTGGCGCCCAGTTTGCCTTTGTTCAACGTACCGTCCAGGGCAATCAGCGCCTGGTCGATGGCTACCTGGTCGCAGGCATCCATCCCGACAATTTCCGGGCCGATGACCTCGTTGACATTGGCCACCGCCTGCCGCACCCCTTTGCCGAGGTAGCGGTCCTTTTCCCCATCCCGCAGTTCTACCGCCTCATACGCACCGGTCGAGGCGCCGGATGGCACGGCCGCCCGGCCAAGAGTGCCGTCTTCGAGCACCACATCCACTTCTACGGTGGGATTGCCGCGGGAATCTAAGATTTCCCGGGCCATTACATCGGTAATGATTGTTGTTGACATGCCAAAACCCTCCTATTTCTCCAGTAAGCTCCGGCCGGTCATTTCCGGCGGTATCGCAAGCCCGGCCAGTTCCAAAATGGTGGGAGCGATGTCAGCCAGGATGCCGCGCCGCAGCCTGCGCCCACGGTAGGCATCGGCGACAAGGATAAAGGGAACCTCATTGGTCGTGTGGGCGGTAAACGGTTCGCCCGTTTCATCCCGCATGCACTCGGCATTGCCGTGGTCGGCGGTTATGCAGACAATGCCGCCCCGTTCGCGCATGGTCGCTACCACCCGGCCCACACATTCATCCACCGTGGCCACCGCTTGGACGGCAGCTTCAAACTTGCCCGAGTGGCCTACCATGTCGCCGTTGGCGTAGTTGATGACAATAAAGTCATATTTGCCGGACCGGATTTCCGCCACCGCCCGATCAGTGACGGCCGGTGCGCTCATTTCCGGCTGAAGGTCGTAAGTTGCCACTTTCGGCGAGGGAATGAGCACCCGGTCTTCGTTGGCAAAGGGCCGTTCCTCGCCGCCGTTGAAAAAGTAGGTGACATGGGCGTATTTTTCCGTCTCGGCGATGCGCAGCTGGGTCAGCCCCGCTTTGCTGATCACCTCGCCCAGCGTGTTGGTCAAAAACTGCGGCGCGTAGGCGACCGGCACGGCCAGCGTTTCGTCATACTGGGTCATGGTCGCAAAGTGGAGCGGGAAATAGCCGTAGCGGCGGTCAAAGCCGCTGAACTGGCTGTCCACGAAAGCACGGGTAAGCTGACGGGCCCGGTCGGGACGGAAATTGAAGAAGATGACGCCGTCACCGGCTTTAACGGCGCAGTCGCCGCAGCCGTCCACCACCGTTGGCATCACAAACTCGTCGGTTTCGCCCCGCGCGTACGCCGCTTCTACCGCCGCCCGGGCACTGGGCGCATGCAGGCCGTCCCGGTACACCAGGGCGGCGTACGCCTTTTCCGTGCGCTCCCAGCGCTTATCGCGGTCCATCGCCCAATACCGGCCGGCAATGGTGGCAATGCGTCCGATGCCCAAGTCCGCCATTTTCGTTTCAAGAGCATCGACATATTCCAGCGCATTGGCCGGTGGTACGTCGCGTCCGTCGAGGAAGGCGTGGACGTAAACGCGCTCCAGCCCCTGCCGTTTTGCCAGTTCCAATAGGGCGTAAAGGTGGTCGATGTGGCTGTGGACGCCACCGTCAGACAAGAGGCCCATCAGATGGAGCGCTCCCCCGCCGGCTTTCGTGCGGGTAGCTACATCAACCAGCACGGGGTTGACAAAAAAGCCTCCCTCACGGATATCCTTGCTGATGCGGGTCAGCTCCTGGTAAACAATCCGTCCGGCGCCGATATTCAGGTGGCCTACTTCCGAATTGCCCATCTGTCCCGCCGGCAGGCCAACGGCCTCCCCGGAGCTTATCAAAGTCGTACTGGGATAAAGCTCGGCCAAGAGGGCAATATGCCGCGTCCCGGCCTGGGCGATGGCGTTGAATGGGTCTTCGGCCCGGCCGATGCCCCAGCCGTCCAGGATGATGAGGGCGATTGGTTGCTGCAGTTTAGTCACGCCATCCTCTCCTTCTAGGTGCGAAACTTGACAATGCCGCTAAAGCTCACGGCGTCCAAGCTGGCGCCGCCTACCAGGGCGCCGTCGATGTCGCTCTGGGCCATCAGCTCGGCAATATTTTCCGGTTTGACACTGCCGCCGTACTGAATGCGGACGCGGTCGGCCGCATCACCGAACATTTCCCGCACAATGGCCCGGATAAAAGCGCACACGGCGTTAGCATCCCGGGGTGAGGCCGTGCGGCCAGTACCGATGGCCCACACCGGCTCATAGGCAATAACCATGGCGGCTACCTGGTCGGCCGTCAGGCCGGCTAACCCTCCCCGGACCTGCTCGCCCACCACCGCTGCGGTGGCACCGGCTTCCCGCTCGGCCAGGGTCTCGCCTACGCACATAATGGGAATAAGATCATGGGCCAGGGCGGCTTTGACCTTTTTGTTAACCGTTTCATTGGTCTCTGCAAAATACTGGCGGCGCTCCGAATGGCCGATGATGCAATAATCGCAGCCCACATCGCGCAGCATGGCCGGCGATATTTCGCCCGTAAAGGCGCCCTGCTGCTCCCAGTGCACGTTCTGGGCGGCCAGCCGGACATGGGTGCCGCCCACGACGGTCCGCACCGAGTATAAAGCAGTAAAGGGCGGGCAGACAACAACCTCAACCTCGCCGGCATCGGCCGTAAGCCGGACAATGTCTTGCACCAGCGCCTGCGCTTCGGCAACCGTTTTATGCATTTTCCAGTTACCGGCAATAATGGGTTTACGCACTTTTCCCCCTCCTATTTGTCCGCCAGGGCGGCAATGCCCGGAAGCACCTTGCCTTCGAGAAATTCAAGCGACGCGCCGCCGCCAGTGGAAATATGGGTAATACGCGCGGCCAAGCCTACCTTTTCCAGGGCGGCAATGGAATCGCCGCCGCCGACAATGCTGGTGGCGCCGGAGCCGGCAACCGCTTTGGCCACCGCCTCGGTCCCTTTGGCAAAAGCGTCGAATTCGAAGACGCCCATGGGCCCGTTCCACACAACCGTTTTGGCTCCTTGCACCGCCTCGCCAAACGCCTTGGCCGTTTCCGGCCCGATGTCCAGCACCATCCACTCGGGGTCGATTTCGGCCACGCCGGCAACGCGCCAGGCGGCATCGGCGGCAAAGCGGTCAGCAATAACTACGTCGGTAGGCAGCAGCAATTTTAAGCCCTTGGCTTTGGCTTGGTCAATCAGCGTGGCGGCCAGTTCGACTTTATCCTCCTCCACCAGTGACTTGCCGGTGGCAAAGCCTTGGGCCCGCAGGAAAGTGTTGGCCATACCGCCGCCGATAATCAGGGTATCAACTTTGCCAAGTAGATTTTCAATAACACCGATTTTATCCGATACCTTCGCCCCACCGATTATGGCGACAAAGGGCCGGGTCGGATTGGTAACCGCCTGCCCGAGAAACGCGATTTCTTTTTCCATGAGAAAACCGGCTACCATCGGCACAAATTTAGTAATCCCTTCCACCGAGGCATGAGCGCGGTGCGACACCCCGAAGGCGTCGTTAACGGCCACGTCGGCCAGACGGGCCAGGCTTTGGGCAAAGCGCTCATCATTTTTTTCTTCTTCTTTATGAAAACGCAGGTTTTCGAGCAGCAGCACCTGGCCGGGCTTAAGCTGGGCGGCTTTGGCCTCGGCCTCGGCGCCCACGCAGTCGGCGGCAAACAACACTTCCTGACCAAGGAGCTCACTGAGCCGCTTAGCTACCGGCGCCAGCGAATACTCAGGCGCCGGCGCGCCTTTGGGCCGGCCCAGATGGCTGGCGAGAATGACCGCCGCCCCCTGGTCGAGCAGGTAGCGGATAGTGGGCAATGTGGCCCGGATGCGGGTGTCGTCGGTAATGTGGCCGCTTTTGTCCATCGGCACATTATAGTCTACCCGGACAAAGACTTTTTTGCCGGTTACGGCGATATCCTTTACCGTCTTTTTATTCATCTCCCATACCTCCAAAAAGGGGCACGCGCTGTGCCCCTTGGCATTACAGTCCTTTTTGGGCTATGTACCGGATCAGGTCGACGACGCGGTTGGAGTAGCCCCATTCGTTGTCGTACCAGGCAACCACTTTGGCCATCGTCCCGTCGACCACCATGGTGGACAGGCCGTCAACAATGGACGAATGCGGGTTGCCGTTATAGTCGCGGGAAACGAGCGGTTCTTCGGAGAAAGCCATGATGCCTTTAAGCTCGCCTTCGGCGGCCTTCAGGGCGGCGTTGATTTCTTCCGCCGTGGCTGGTTTCTCCAGTTCCACCACCAGGTCGGTAATCGAAACATTGGGCGTCGGCACCCGCATCGCAAAGCCGTTGAGCTTGCCTTTCAGCTCAGGAATAACCAGGCCGATGGCTTTGGCGGCGCCGGTAGTGGTCGGAATAATCGACATTGCGGCAGCGCGGGCCCGGCGCAAATCCTTATGGGGCAAGTCGAGAATCTGCTGGTCATTGGTATACGAGTGGACGGTGGTCATGAGTCCGTGTTTAATGCCGAACTTTTCGTGCACTACCTTGGTAAAGGGCGCCAAGCAGTTCGTGGTGCAGGATGCGTTGGAAATGATGTGGTGTTTGGCCGGGTCGTATTTTTCATGGTTGACGCCCATGACGATGGTAATATCCTCATTTTTCGCCGGTGCGGAGATAATAACCTTCTTGGCCCCGGCCTTAATGTGGGCGGCCGCTTTTTCGGCATCGGTAAACCGGCCGGTCGAC from Thermosinus carboxydivorans Nor1 includes:
- a CDS encoding phosphoglycerate kinase yields the protein MNKKTVKDIAVTGKKVFVRVDYNVPMDKSGHITDDTRIRATLPTIRYLLDQGAAVILASHLGRPKGAPAPEYSLAPVAKRLSELLGQEVLFAADCVGAEAEAKAAQLKPGQVLLLENLRFHKEEEKNDERFAQSLARLADVAVNDAFGVSHRAHASVEGITKFVPMVAGFLMEKEIAFLGQAVTNPTRPFVAIIGGAKVSDKIGVIENLLGKVDTLIIGGGMANTFLRAQGFATGKSLVEEDKVELAATLIDQAKAKGLKLLLPTDVVIADRFAADAAWRVAGVAEIDPEWMVLDIGPETAKAFGEAVQGAKTVVWNGPMGVFEFDAFAKGTEAVAKAVAGSGATSIVGGGDSIAALEKVGLAARITHISTGGGASLEFLEGKVLPGIAALADK
- a CDS encoding ArsJ-associated glyceraldehyde-3-phosphate dehydrogenase, with product MATKVGINGFGRIGRNVFRAALNNPDIDIVAVNDLTDAATLAHLLKYDSVHGILDAEVKAGENSIIVNGKTIKVLAERDPGSLPWKDLGASVVVESTGRFTDAEKAAAHIKAGAKKVIISAPAKNEDITIVMGVNHEKYDPAKHHIISNASCTTNCLAPFTKVVHEKFGIKHGLMTTVHSYTNDQQILDLPHKDLRRARAAAMSIIPTTTGAAKAIGLVIPELKGKLNGFAMRVPTPNVSITDLVVELEKPATAEEINAALKAAEGELKGIMAFSEEPLVSRDYNGNPHSSIVDGLSTMVVDGTMAKVVAWYDNEWGYSNRVVDLIRYIAQKGL